A section of the Agrobacterium tumefaciens genome encodes:
- a CDS encoding DUF899 domain-containing protein, with protein MSHPVVSKEEWLAARRDLLVKEKELTRARDRLNEARRALPWEEVTKDYIFDAPSGPKSLKELFGDCSQLIVYHFMLAPDWEEGCVGCSFFADHVDGALIHLKHGDAGFVAVSRAPLEKIEGYKNRMGWKFPWVSAAGTDFNYDYQASFRDEDMASGEITYNYRDMAPYGDLKDLHGISVFAKGEDGKIYHTYSTYARGAEQTLGTLMLLDLVPKGRNEEGVMDWVRRHDQYEDAPKAASCCH; from the coding sequence ATGTCTCATCCCGTTGTTTCGAAAGAGGAGTGGCTTGCGGCCCGCCGCGATCTGCTGGTGAAGGAAAAGGAACTGACACGCGCGCGTGACAGGCTGAACGAAGCGCGTCGCGCCTTGCCTTGGGAGGAGGTGACGAAGGACTATATCTTCGACGCGCCTTCCGGCCCGAAATCGCTGAAAGAGCTGTTCGGCGACTGCAGCCAGCTGATCGTCTACCACTTCATGCTGGCGCCCGATTGGGAAGAGGGCTGCGTTGGCTGTTCCTTCTTCGCCGATCATGTCGATGGCGCGCTCATCCACCTCAAGCATGGCGATGCCGGTTTTGTTGCGGTATCACGCGCGCCGCTTGAAAAGATCGAAGGCTATAAAAACCGCATGGGCTGGAAATTCCCCTGGGTTTCAGCCGCAGGCACGGATTTCAATTACGACTATCAGGCTTCGTTTCGCGACGAGGACATGGCCAGCGGCGAAATCACCTATAATTACCGCGACATGGCCCCCTATGGGGACCTGAAGGACCTGCACGGCATCAGCGTTTTCGCCAAGGGAGAGGACGGCAAGATCTACCATACCTATTCCACCTACGCCCGCGGCGCGGAGCAGACGCTCGGCACGCTGATGCTTCTCGATCTGGTGCCAAAAGGCCGTAATGAAGAGGGTGTAATGGATTGGGTGCGCCGCCACGACCAGTATGAGGACGCGCCGAAGGCGGCTTCCTGCTGCCACTGA
- a CDS encoding L,D-transpeptidase, translated as MIALIFKNGRRAASLLGLALLPLMSGCLFVTDTTRMDPDVFVRETAPVFNFNSVSSNRQPELPPQPGQLSTRPPDLFRTRFHQEYGPPVRGQGLQAPQVQGYNAPQPQGQTMAYGLPVSNPLHRIMYGPIRDEDRSLPAIPYGRIDPRYLRQEVSYQTAEAPGTIVVDTRQHFLYLVQSGGKAIRYGVGLGRDGYAWSGRGKIQWKAKWPRWTPPDEMVKRQPELASISAANGGMTPGLNNPLGARALYIFKDGKDTLYRVHGTPDWQSVGKATSSGCVRMLNQDVIDLYDRVPQGAQIVVI; from the coding sequence ATGATAGCACTCATTTTCAAAAACGGTCGCCGGGCGGCCTCTCTGCTGGGGCTTGCCCTGCTGCCGCTGATGAGCGGCTGCCTTTTCGTGACGGATACGACGCGGATGGACCCGGACGTCTTCGTCAGGGAAACCGCGCCGGTGTTCAATTTCAATTCCGTCAGCTCCAATCGTCAGCCGGAGCTGCCGCCGCAGCCCGGCCAGCTTTCCACGCGCCCGCCGGATCTGTTCAGAACCCGTTTCCATCAGGAATATGGTCCGCCGGTGCGCGGGCAGGGGCTACAGGCCCCGCAGGTACAGGGTTACAACGCGCCGCAACCGCAGGGCCAGACGATGGCCTATGGCCTGCCGGTTTCCAATCCGCTGCATCGGATCATGTATGGCCCGATCCGCGATGAGGACCGCTCGCTGCCGGCCATTCCCTACGGTCGCATCGATCCGCGTTATCTCCGGCAGGAAGTCAGCTACCAGACGGCGGAAGCGCCCGGCACCATCGTGGTCGATACCAGACAGCATTTTCTCTATCTCGTGCAGTCCGGCGGCAAGGCGATCCGTTACGGCGTCGGCCTGGGTCGTGACGGTTATGCCTGGTCGGGCCGCGGCAAGATTCAGTGGAAGGCGAAATGGCCGCGCTGGACGCCACCCGATGAAATGGTCAAGCGCCAGCCGGAACTCGCCTCCATCTCCGCCGCCAATGGCGGCATGACGCCGGGTCTGAACAATCCGCTCGGCGCACGCGCGCTTTATATCTTCAAGGATGGCAAGGACACGCTTTATCGCGTGCATGGCACGCCGGACTGGCAGTCTGTGGGCAAGGCGACGTCCTCCGGCTGCGTGCGCATGCTCAATCAGGATGTGATCGATCTCTATGACCGGGTGCCGCAGGGGGCGCAGATTGTGGTTATCTGA
- a CDS encoding DUF1579 domain-containing protein, with protein MEMPNAKPQQEHAFLNRIVGDWIMTASSGHEAYDPNDPEQLFSEKVRSIGGLWIIGEGTGKMPDGSRMTAVITVGFDPVKGNFVGTWVGSMMSNLWVYRGWLEEDGKTLTLEAEGPAFDGSDRIDTYRDVLVLHDDNHRSFSGSVRQPDGTFKTFMTSEFRRKA; from the coding sequence ATGGAAATGCCAAACGCCAAGCCGCAGCAGGAACATGCGTTCCTGAACAGGATCGTCGGTGACTGGATCATGACCGCCAGTTCGGGCCACGAGGCCTACGATCCCAATGACCCGGAGCAATTGTTCAGCGAAAAAGTACGCTCGATCGGTGGCCTCTGGATCATCGGCGAGGGCACCGGGAAAATGCCTGACGGCAGCCGCATGACCGCCGTCATCACTGTTGGTTTTGACCCGGTCAAAGGCAACTTCGTCGGCACCTGGGTGGGTTCGATGATGAGCAATCTCTGGGTTTACAGGGGTTGGCTGGAAGAGGATGGCAAGACGCTCACGCTGGAGGCCGAAGGCCCGGCCTTCGACGGGTCCGACCGTATCGATACCTATCGCGATGTGCTCGTGCTGCATGATGATAATCACCGCAGTTTTTCCGGCAGCGTCAGGCAGCCGGACGGCACCTTCAAGACCTTCATGACCTCGGAATTCAGGCGCAAGGCCTGA
- a CDS encoding MarR family winged helix-turn-helix transcriptional regulator translates to MSNASMIPFSTTLLVRDSCLCLHAQRAARALARLFDNALKPVGINNGQFSLLMSLNRPEPPPMGPVANLLAMDRTTLTAALKPLERRGLVSIEQDPKDKRGKRLRLTPDGMAVLAAAFPIWEQTHAEIEAKIGSGDPQRLRRDLIDLG, encoded by the coding sequence ATGTCAAACGCCAGCATGATTCCTTTTTCGACAACTCTTCTCGTGCGCGATTCCTGCCTTTGCCTGCATGCACAGCGCGCGGCACGGGCGCTGGCGCGACTGTTCGACAATGCGCTGAAGCCGGTGGGCATCAATAACGGTCAATTTTCGCTGCTGATGTCGCTGAACAGGCCGGAGCCGCCGCCGATGGGGCCGGTCGCCAATCTTCTGGCCATGGACCGCACGACGCTGACGGCGGCGCTGAAGCCGCTGGAGCGGCGCGGGCTGGTCAGCATCGAGCAGGATCCGAAGGACAAGCGTGGCAAACGGTTGCGGCTGACGCCTGACGGCATGGCCGTGCTCGCAGCCGCGTTCCCGATCTGGGAACAGACCCATGCGGAAATAGAAGCCAAGATCGGCAGCGGCGACCCGCAACGGCTGCGCCGCGATCTCATCGATCTCGGGTGA
- a CDS encoding MarR family winged helix-turn-helix transcriptional regulator yields MDAQGDEKTMESLLRLDQQICFALYGAAHAFTRAYKPLLDPIGLTYPQYLVMMALWEKETSTVKALGEMLGLDSGTLSPLLKRLEHAGLITRKRGTVDERQVLVALTKKGAELKKEGVKIMAAIGSATGCGLEELVQIRDRVNALKDNLARP; encoded by the coding sequence ATGGACGCACAGGGCGATGAGAAAACAATGGAAAGCCTGTTGAGGCTGGACCAGCAAATATGTTTTGCCCTTTACGGCGCGGCGCACGCCTTTACCCGCGCCTATAAACCGCTGCTCGACCCGATTGGCCTCACCTACCCGCAATATCTTGTCATGATGGCGCTGTGGGAAAAGGAAACCTCAACCGTCAAGGCGCTGGGCGAAATGCTGGGACTGGATTCGGGCACGCTTTCGCCGCTTCTGAAAAGGCTGGAGCATGCCGGGCTCATCACCCGCAAGCGCGGCACGGTCGATGAGCGGCAGGTTCTGGTGGCCCTGACGAAAAAGGGGGCCGAGCTTAAAAAGGAAGGCGTAAAAATCATGGCCGCCATCGGCAGCGCCACCGGCTGCGGACTGGAGGAATTGGTACAGATTCGCGACCGGGTGAATGCGCTGAAGGACAATCTCGCCCGGCCATGA
- a CDS encoding heavy metal translocating P-type ATPase, with protein MNISTRGSLNGASEDLTFSVGGMDCGSCAAKIETALSRLPGVDDVKVSVARERLNLSLADNKTPVEKIEDTLRKLGFKPALLPREKASKAKVEADHHDHSTCGGHHHDTPEPAIENNNTLTFSIGGMDCGSCAAKIETALSRLPGVADVKVSVARERLNLSLAENKTPVDKIEDTLRKLGFKPALLPQEKSAPAKPSAQNHDHDHDHATCGGHHDHDHSGHDHSGHDHAAHDHSADDHQSCKGHDHDHAGHDHSGHDHSGHDHGHDHAGHSHAAAPATASQSAEIGHAHGADEKGAWWRTAKARNTFTGTILVAIAYAAELTFPAWGSYAFIVATLATLFPIARNAVNAARFGAVFTIEMLMTIAAIGAIIIGEAEEAAIVVLLFSVGELLEGFAAARARSGIKALGSLLPKTAMVEENGALRQIAADQVRIGQVVVARPGDRIAADGVVMDGQSSVDESPMTGESIPVAKDKGDRVFAGSINHDGSLRIRVDRAPEDNTIARIITLVEEAQDARAPTERFIQSFSRYYMPLIVAISVLTIIVPPLAGLGDWDTWIYRGLALLLIGCPCALVISVPAAIASSLSAAARHGMLVKGGAVIEMLARTETVAFDKTGTLTLGEPVVTDVVALDGNEAELIAQAATIENESSHPLARAIVNHAEKAGVKPLPGSNIKAISGRGMQGNVGGKDLFIGAPRFATEVGTLSKELADRISALESEGKTVAVVMTGGAASGLFAMRDEPRKDAAEGVKALKDMGISSLMLSGDNARTARAIGNKLGLEARGELLPQNKVEEIRKLAEKKTVVMVGDGINDAPALAAASVGVAIGSGTDVAMEAADAALMRNNVGDAARLIGLSRATMSNIRQNVAIALGLKAVFLVTTVTGVSGLWLAVFADTGATVLVTANAMRLLGYFTKSA; from the coding sequence ATGAATATTTCGACACGCGGCAGTTTGAACGGAGCATCGGAGGACCTGACCTTTTCGGTCGGCGGCATGGATTGCGGCAGCTGCGCGGCCAAGATCGAAACCGCACTCTCCCGCCTGCCCGGCGTCGACGACGTCAAGGTCTCGGTGGCCCGCGAAAGGCTGAACCTCTCGCTGGCCGACAACAAGACTCCGGTCGAAAAGATTGAGGATACGCTGCGCAAGCTTGGCTTCAAGCCCGCTTTGCTGCCGCGCGAAAAGGCTTCCAAGGCAAAGGTGGAGGCGGATCATCACGACCATTCGACCTGCGGCGGTCACCATCATGACACGCCCGAACCGGCTATTGAAAACAACAATACGCTGACCTTTTCGATCGGCGGCATGGATTGCGGCAGCTGCGCGGCCAAGATCGAAACCGCGCTGTCCCGCCTGCCCGGCGTTGCCGACGTCAAGGTATCCGTGGCTCGCGAAAGGTTGAATCTGTCGCTTGCCGAGAACAAAACCCCGGTCGACAAAATCGAGGACACGCTGCGCAAGCTCGGCTTCAAGCCCGCTCTGTTGCCGCAGGAAAAATCTGCGCCCGCAAAACCGTCGGCTCAGAATCACGACCATGACCATGATCACGCGACATGCGGTGGCCATCACGATCACGATCACTCCGGGCATGATCATTCCGGACATGACCACGCGGCGCATGACCATTCGGCAGACGATCATCAGTCCTGCAAAGGGCATGACCACGATCACGCAGGCCACGATCACTCCGGCCACGATCATTCAGGTCATGATCACGGACACGACCATGCGGGCCACTCCCACGCTGCCGCACCTGCCACCGCAAGCCAGAGCGCCGAGATAGGGCACGCCCATGGTGCGGATGAAAAAGGCGCATGGTGGCGCACCGCCAAGGCGCGCAACACCTTCACCGGCACCATTCTGGTCGCGATTGCCTATGCGGCGGAACTGACCTTCCCGGCCTGGGGTAGTTACGCCTTCATCGTCGCGACGCTCGCCACGCTTTTCCCGATTGCGCGCAATGCCGTCAATGCCGCCCGGTTCGGCGCGGTCTTCACCATCGAGATGCTGATGACGATTGCCGCCATCGGCGCGATCATCATCGGCGAGGCGGAAGAAGCGGCCATCGTCGTGCTGCTGTTCTCCGTCGGCGAATTGCTCGAAGGCTTTGCCGCCGCCCGCGCCCGCTCCGGCATCAAGGCGCTCGGTTCGCTGCTGCCGAAAACGGCCATGGTGGAGGAAAACGGCGCGCTTCGGCAGATCGCCGCCGATCAGGTACGCATCGGCCAGGTGGTCGTGGCGCGCCCCGGCGACCGCATCGCCGCCGATGGTGTTGTCATGGACGGCCAGTCCAGCGTCGATGAATCGCCGATGACGGGGGAGAGCATTCCCGTTGCCAAAGACAAGGGCGACCGGGTCTTTGCCGGCTCGATCAACCATGACGGCTCGCTGCGCATCCGTGTCGACCGCGCGCCGGAAGACAACACCATTGCCCGCATCATCACGCTTGTCGAGGAAGCGCAGGATGCCCGCGCCCCGACGGAACGCTTCATCCAGAGCTTCTCGCGTTATTACATGCCGCTGATCGTCGCGATCTCGGTGCTGACCATCATCGTACCGCCGCTTGCCGGCCTTGGCGACTGGGACACCTGGATTTACCGCGGTCTCGCGCTGCTCTTGATCGGTTGCCCCTGCGCGCTGGTGATCTCCGTTCCCGCCGCCATTGCCTCCAGTCTTTCGGCTGCGGCACGCCACGGCATGCTGGTGAAGGGCGGCGCTGTCATCGAAATGCTGGCGCGCACCGAAACCGTCGCCTTCGACAAGACCGGCACGCTGACGCTTGGCGAACCTGTCGTGACGGACGTGGTGGCGCTTGACGGCAACGAGGCCGAGCTGATTGCACAGGCCGCGACCATTGAAAACGAGTCGAGCCATCCGCTCGCCCGAGCCATCGTCAACCATGCTGAAAAGGCAGGCGTGAAGCCCCTGCCCGGCTCCAATATCAAGGCGATTTCCGGTCGCGGCATGCAGGGCAATGTCGGTGGAAAAGACCTGTTCATCGGCGCGCCGCGCTTTGCGACTGAGGTCGGCACCCTCTCGAAGGAACTGGCCGACCGCATTTCCGCGCTGGAAAGCGAAGGCAAAACGGTGGCTGTCGTGATGACCGGCGGCGCGGCAAGCGGTCTTTTCGCCATGCGCGACGAGCCGCGCAAGGATGCGGCCGAAGGCGTGAAAGCGCTCAAGGACATGGGCATTTCCTCGCTGATGCTGTCGGGTGACAACGCCCGCACGGCGCGTGCCATCGGTAACAAGCTCGGCCTTGAAGCGCGCGGCGAACTCCTGCCGCAGAACAAGGTCGAGGAAATCCGCAAGCTCGCCGAAAAGAAAACCGTTGTCATGGTGGGTGACGGCATCAACGATGCGCCCGCGCTTGCTGCGGCGAGTGTCGGCGTCGCCATCGGCTCCGGCACGGACGTGGCGATGGAAGCGGCGGATGCGGCGCTGATGCGCAACAATGTCGGCGACGCCGCCCGCCTCATCGGCCTGTCGCGCGCCACCATGAGCAATATCCGCCAGAACGTGGCGATCGCGCTTGGCCTGAAGGCAGTGTTCCTGGTCACGACCGTCACCGGCGTTTCCGGCCTGTGGCTTGCCGTCTTTGCCGATACCGGCGCAACGGTTCTGGTGACTGCCAACGCCATGCGCCTGCTTGGCTACTTCACGAAGAGCGCCTGA
- a CDS encoding YciI family protein — MRAIVFVKATKSSEDGVMPTTELMEAMGKFNEELVNAGIMQSGDGLHPSSKGKRVIFDGDSRTVVDGPFPHTNELVAGFWIWNVKDMDEAVEWVKRCPNPMLERSEIEIRPMFEMEDFGDAVTPEIAAHVEELRARVGKQ, encoded by the coding sequence ATGCGTGCAATCGTTTTTGTAAAAGCCACCAAAAGCAGCGAAGACGGCGTGATGCCGACGACGGAGTTGATGGAGGCCATGGGGAAATTCAACGAGGAACTGGTCAATGCCGGCATCATGCAATCCGGCGATGGCCTGCACCCCTCCTCCAAGGGCAAGCGCGTGATTTTCGACGGTGACAGCCGCACCGTTGTCGACGGTCCCTTCCCGCATACCAACGAGCTTGTTGCCGGCTTCTGGATCTGGAACGTGAAGGATATGGACGAGGCGGTGGAATGGGTGAAACGCTGCCCGAACCCGATGTTGGAGCGCAGCGAAATCGAAATCCGCCCGATGTTCGAGATGGAAGACTTCGGCGATGCCGTGACGCCCGAGATCGCCGCGCATGTGGAAGAACTGCGCGCCCGTGTCGGCAAGCAGTAG
- a CDS encoding L,D-transpeptidase, producing MTSTDTDLSRRTFLSLLGLSSASLLAGCASSGTGDAIRQQATAIGSDFRQMFSSGVSDAELAVMYGSVEDGGYVIPAVPYQKIDRRYYRQRVVDPTGERPGTVVVDTRSRFLYVVEPGGSAMRYGVGIGREGFAWSGEGVIQWRQKWPKWTPPDEMVARQPELTKYSAKNGGMPPGLKNPLGARALYIFQNGKDTLYRLHGSPEWNSIGKAVSSGCVRLMNQDIIDLYDRVPQKARVVVWQ from the coding sequence ATGACAAGCACCGACACAGATCTTTCCAGACGCACCTTCCTTTCCCTTCTCGGCCTCTCTTCCGCTTCGCTTCTCGCAGGCTGCGCCTCGTCAGGCACGGGAGACGCCATCCGCCAGCAGGCGACTGCCATCGGCAGCGATTTCCGCCAGATGTTTTCGTCCGGCGTCAGCGATGCGGAACTGGCCGTGATGTACGGCTCGGTCGAGGATGGCGGTTACGTCATTCCCGCTGTGCCCTATCAGAAGATCGACCGCCGCTATTATCGCCAGCGGGTCGTCGATCCGACCGGCGAGCGCCCCGGTACGGTGGTCGTCGATACGCGTTCGCGTTTCTTGTACGTTGTCGAGCCCGGCGGCAGCGCCATGCGTTACGGCGTCGGCATCGGCCGTGAAGGTTTCGCCTGGTCGGGTGAGGGCGTCATCCAGTGGCGTCAGAAATGGCCGAAGTGGACCCCGCCGGACGAAATGGTCGCCCGCCAGCCGGAACTCACCAAATATTCCGCCAAGAACGGCGGTATGCCGCCGGGCCTGAAGAACCCGCTGGGTGCGCGCGCCCTCTATATCTTCCAGAACGGCAAGGACACGCTCTACCGTCTGCACGGTTCGCCGGAATGGAACTCCATCGGCAAGGCCGTATCCTCCGGCTGCGTGCGCCTGATGAACCAGGACATCATCGACCTCTACGACCGCGTGCCGCAGAAGGCGCGTGTGGTGGTCTGGCAGTAA
- a CDS encoding ABC-F family ATP-binding cassette domain-containing protein: MTIMTLRNLGIILGKPLFSNLSLTVNAGDRLGIVAANGCGKSTLLNCLAGEMEPTSGDITRLRGLTQSIVQQNPPTALMELTMRDTVLSALPADSVDSESWRADIIFDDMLVPEPFRERRLKELSGGWQRLAMLAKAWITEPDVLLLDEPTNHLDLEKINVLESWLSALPRDTAVIIVSHDRAFLDNVTRTTLFLRPENSALFRLPYGHARAALEEEDAADERRFQREMKTAQQLRRQAAKLNNIGINSGSDLLTVKTKQLRERAEKIEEKARPAHIERSAGKIQLANRGTHAKVLITLEDVPVSTPDGTALFRTGRQFIRQGDRIVILGRNGVGKTRLMSLLQAAVTGAGEQEGIKATPSLVAGYVDQSLAEIDDDSTPAALLSRRFDIGDQRIHGLLAGAGIDMEMQKRRIASLSGGQKARLAMLAMRLAEPNFYLLDEPTNHLDIDGQETLEAEIISREASCVFVSHDRSFVRAVGNRFWLIDKRRLVEVDDPEAFFASA; the protein is encoded by the coding sequence ATGACCATCATGACGCTGCGCAACCTCGGAATCATTCTGGGCAAGCCGCTTTTTTCCAATCTCAGCCTCACCGTGAATGCGGGCGACCGCCTCGGCATCGTCGCCGCCAATGGCTGCGGCAAATCCACCCTGCTCAACTGCCTTGCCGGTGAGATGGAGCCGACCAGCGGCGACATCACCCGGCTGCGCGGGCTGACGCAGTCCATCGTGCAGCAGAACCCGCCGACCGCCCTGATGGAATTGACGATGAGGGACACCGTGCTTTCCGCCCTGCCGGCGGATAGCGTCGATAGCGAAAGCTGGCGCGCGGATATCATCTTCGACGACATGCTGGTGCCAGAGCCGTTCCGCGAGCGTCGCCTGAAAGAATTGAGCGGCGGCTGGCAAAGGCTTGCCATGCTGGCCAAGGCCTGGATCACCGAACCCGACGTGCTGCTGCTCGACGAGCCGACCAACCATCTCGATCTTGAAAAGATCAACGTGCTGGAAAGCTGGCTCAGCGCCCTGCCGCGCGACACGGCGGTCATCATCGTCAGCCACGACCGCGCCTTTCTCGACAATGTCACCAGGACGACGCTATTTCTGCGGCCGGAAAACTCGGCGCTGTTTCGCCTGCCCTATGGCCATGCGCGCGCGGCGCTGGAGGAGGAGGATGCTGCCGATGAGCGGCGTTTCCAGCGGGAGATGAAAACCGCCCAGCAATTGCGCCGGCAGGCGGCCAAGCTCAACAATATCGGCATCAATTCCGGCAGCGACCTGCTGACCGTCAAGACGAAGCAATTGCGCGAGCGCGCGGAAAAGATCGAGGAAAAGGCGCGCCCCGCCCATATCGAACGCTCCGCCGGAAAAATCCAGCTTGCCAATCGCGGTACCCACGCCAAGGTGCTGATAACGCTGGAGGATGTGCCAGTCTCCACACCGGACGGAACAGCGCTGTTTCGCACCGGCCGGCAATTCATCCGCCAGGGGGACCGCATCGTCATTCTCGGCCGCAATGGTGTGGGCAAGACACGGCTGATGTCACTGCTGCAGGCAGCGGTGACGGGTGCAGGCGAACAGGAGGGCATCAAGGCCACGCCCTCGCTGGTGGCCGGTTATGTCGATCAGTCGCTGGCCGAAATCGATGATGACAGCACGCCGGCGGCGCTTCTCTCGCGTCGCTTCGACATTGGCGACCAGCGCATCCACGGCCTGCTCGCCGGCGCTGGCATCGACATGGAAATGCAAAAGCGCCGCATAGCCTCGCTCTCCGGCGGGCAGAAGGCGCGGCTTGCCATGCTGGCGATGCGGCTGGCGGAGCCGAATTTCTACCTGCTGGACGAGCCGACCAACCATCTTGACATTGACGGCCAGGAAACGCTGGAGGCGGAAATCATCAGCCGGGAGGCGAGCTGCGTGTTTGTCTCGCATGACAGGAGTTTCGTGCGGGCGGTCGGAAACCGCTTCTGGCTCATCGACAAGCGCAGGCTGGTGGAAGTCGATGATCCCGAGGCATTTTTCGCCTCGGCGTGA
- a CDS encoding RES family NAD+ phosphorylase: MSSPIWTPDALLSEKRAVSGKYWRLVEAQHQVSTMKLVDTVEEQSLLEDILETSKRPFPPECAGFDYLLATPFRYGAAYPHGSRFRRAGYTEGVYYAAAKVETALAEMAFYRLLFYAESPGTPLPANPADYSAFAARVATDAALDLTQPKLSRDEAHWTDLTNYEPCQALAEQARLAKVDAILYRSVRDPRGGLNIAILSPKAFAEKAPVERMSWRIRLSKTGVQALCEFPIRRTGFAVSDFADDPRLANLLG; encoded by the coding sequence ATGTCCTCTCCTATCTGGACGCCCGACGCGCTCCTGTCTGAAAAACGCGCCGTATCGGGCAAGTATTGGCGGCTGGTGGAAGCGCAGCATCAGGTTTCCACCATGAAGCTGGTGGATACGGTGGAGGAGCAATCCCTTCTGGAGGATATTCTGGAGACGAGCAAACGGCCGTTTCCGCCGGAATGCGCCGGTTTCGATTACCTTCTCGCGACACCTTTCAGATATGGCGCCGCCTATCCGCATGGCTCGCGGTTCCGCCGCGCGGGCTATACGGAAGGTGTTTATTATGCCGCCGCGAAGGTGGAAACGGCGCTTGCCGAAATGGCCTTTTACCGACTGCTGTTTTACGCCGAATCGCCCGGAACGCCGCTGCCAGCGAACCCCGCCGATTATTCCGCCTTCGCCGCCCGCGTCGCCACCGACGCGGCGCTGGATCTGACGCAACCGAAACTCAGTCGCGACGAGGCGCACTGGACCGATCTCACCAATTACGAGCCGTGCCAGGCGCTGGCCGAACAGGCACGATTGGCCAAGGTGGACGCGATCCTCTATCGTTCTGTGCGCGATCCCCGGGGCGGTCTCAACATCGCCATCCTCTCCCCCAAGGCCTTTGCCGAAAAAGCGCCGGTGGAACGGATGAGCTGGCGCATTCGCCTGTCGAAGACAGGGGTGCAGGCGCTCTGCGAATTTCCAATACGCAGAACAGGCTTCGCGGTCTCGGATTTTGCCGACGATCCACGACTCGCCAACCTCTTGGGCTGA
- a CDS encoding organic hydroperoxide resistance protein: MPILYTTKASATGGRAGNAKSEDGVLDVTLTVPKELGGDGARGTNPEQLFAAGYSACFLGALKNVAGKQKVKIPEDTTVTATVGIGPREDGTGFGIEVSLKVNIPGLEREKAEELVAAAHIVCPYSHAMRTSTEVPVSVA; the protein is encoded by the coding sequence ATGCCAATCCTGTACACGACCAAAGCATCTGCAACCGGTGGCCGCGCCGGCAACGCCAAGTCGGAAGACGGCGTTCTCGACGTCACGCTGACCGTACCGAAGGAACTCGGCGGCGACGGCGCTCGCGGCACCAACCCGGAACAGCTGTTCGCAGCCGGTTATTCCGCCTGCTTCCTGGGCGCGCTCAAGAACGTCGCTGGCAAGCAGAAGGTAAAGATTCCGGAAGACACGACTGTGACGGCAACGGTCGGCATCGGCCCGCGCGAAGACGGCACCGGTTTCGGCATCGAAGTCTCTCTCAAGGTCAACATTCCCGGCCTCGAGCGTGAAAAAGCAGAAGAACTCGTTGCGGCCGCGCACATCGTCTGCCCCTACAGCCACGCCATGCGCACCTCCACGGAAGTGCCGGTCTCGGTGGCCTGA
- a CDS encoding MbcA/ParS/Xre antitoxin family protein, which produces MNIHAKTAMDPASQGRVVTKAVIAAAERLGLNAARTADILGVSAPTVSRMKRLDFLLEPGAKSFELAVLLIRVFRSLDAITGGDEAVAKHWLRNHNTALDAVPAERLTTITGLIDVLSYLDARRAPV; this is translated from the coding sequence ATGAATATTCACGCCAAGACCGCCATGGATCCTGCATCGCAGGGCAGGGTCGTCACCAAGGCTGTCATCGCCGCTGCCGAGCGGCTGGGCCTGAATGCTGCCCGCACGGCCGATATTCTGGGTGTCTCCGCGCCGACGGTCTCGCGCATGAAGCGGCTGGATTTCCTGCTGGAGCCGGGCGCCAAGTCTTTCGAACTTGCGGTGTTGCTGATCCGGGTGTTCCGATCGCTGGATGCGATTACCGGTGGCGACGAGGCCGTGGCCAAACACTGGCTGCGCAATCATAATACGGCGCTGGATGCCGTGCCTGCCGAAAGGCTCACCACCATTACCGGATTGATCGATGTCCTCTCCTATCTGGACGCCCGACGCGCTCCTGTCTGA